In one Magallana gigas chromosome 7, xbMagGiga1.1, whole genome shotgun sequence genomic region, the following are encoded:
- the LOC105335777 gene encoding CDGSH iron-sulfur domain-containing protein 2 → MEVVNRLLTESLSDYLKNLPVPKSLFGFARLSVTEWASLVPFVGAVSLIVYMSVQTFKPKPPPQKSPVNLKIQKETPKVVNMVDIEDLGEKVTYCRCWRSKKFPLCDGSHNKHNEETGDNVGPLVLKRKS, encoded by the exons ATGGAGGTGGTCAACCGTCTTCTGACGGAATCTCTCTCAGATTATCTGAAGAATTTGCCGGTTCCAAAGTCTTTATTTGGTTTTGCACGTTTATCAG TCACAGAATGGGCATCCCTTGTGCCATTTGTGGGAGCTGTCTCACTTATAGTTTACATGAGTGTGCAGACATTCAAACCTAAACCACCACCTCAGAAATCCCCAGTTAACCTGAAAATTCAGAAAGAGACCCCTAAAGTGGTTAACATGGTGGACATTGAAGATCTGGGTGAGAAGGTCACCTATTGCAGGTGTTGGCGATCAAAGAAG TTCCCCCTGTGTGATGGCAGCCACAACAAGCACAATGAGGAGACCGGGGACAATGTAGGCCCCCTGGTGCTGAAGAGGAAGAGCTAA